Below is a window of Candidatus Delongbacteria bacterium DNA.
CAAGTTCAAAATTATTAATTATCTCTATCAAAAATTGTTCATTGCAATATTCTATTATTATTGAATCACCACTACTTGGTCTATATACAACAAACGGCTTATTCTCAAATGAAGAATAAGGCATATTAAATTCAGCATAATTCCACTGTGTTGAATTACTATCTTTAAAAAATAGAGTAGATTGAAAATAACTAGTATCTGACTTGAAAGTAGAATTTTCAAAATACCTTGCGTTGTAAAAGGTGTTTCTCAAAATAAGTTGATTTGCAGCTTTATAATATAACGAGTTAATAGTGCTATCACTGGTAATCAAAGTTTTTACGTCAGATGTGTCTGTCAATTCATTATCACATGAAAAAATAAGAACAGCAGCAATAACAAAGAAAATGATTTTTTTTATAAACATGTTTTATCCTTTTTGTTTGCTCTAATGATAACAATGGAATTTTAAAATTTCAATACAAAAAGGTTTTAATAGTTTAAATAAAATGCACATAGATAAACAAAAAAAAATGAAAAAATCGGGCAGAAATGAACTCCTGCCCGGTATATTTATTAAAACGTTGTTACATCCACAAAATTAAAATCTTTGATTAGCATTGCAGGAACTTTAGAATAATCTGTCAATAGAGCAGATTCTCCAAGTGCTAAAATTTTCCTTGTCACTTCGTAAGGAATCTCGTTGAATCGTAAATTTGTCAAAGAGTGTTTAATCTCTCCATTTTCAAAATAGTTCACACCATCTCTGGTCAAACCAGTTATTTCACCTTTTTTGGAATCAACATTTCTGATGTACCAAAAATTGTTTATAATCAACCCATTATCGACCTTTTTCATCAGGTCGTCAATTGAATTATTCTCGCCATCAATTATAAAATTTGCCGACAGATTTGGAATCTCTCCAATTTTATTTGCATAGGCTTTATCAAGAGGTAGATTTTTGATAACCCCATTTTTAATCCACTCCAATGATTTAGCTACAACTCCATTTGGATTATAGCTCTTCACAGTTAGGTCATTGTCATCAATATCAGATCTAAACGTGAACTTTTCGCCAAAAAAAAGTTTGTTCAACTGATTATAATAAGGAGACATTCCCAAGTCACTGTCTCTTCTGTTCATGTACCAAAACATCATCTGGAAAAAATTCAAAACAGCTTCTGGCATTAAAATAACATTGTATTTACCAATCTCACTTTGCAATGGTTCTGATAAAGCGGAGAATCTCCTATTCAGGTTTTCCAATTCTGCATCAATATTATAGTTCTTAAAACCTTTTACTGATTTTACAATTTTAGTTTCACGTTTACCTTTAGCCATGGTCATAGAATTTGAAAAATTAGTTGTCTTATCGTAAGCTTGAAAACCATTTTTAGTTACAGAATATTGATAACTGATGTTTCTAGTCATAAACCCTGAAACATTAGCTTCTTTTTCAACCGCATTATAAATAATTTTCTCTATGTAACACCCCATGTCATCCATTGTACAATTTATAGTGGATTCACAATAGTTTTTTACTTCTGGAATCTGAATAAAGATTCCACTTCCAGCGAACTCAGGGTCTTTAACAGAGTTGTTCATCATTTCAAAAGCTTTCATAATCATGAAATCAATGGAATCGTCTTCAATTGAATTTACTATATATTTTCCACTTCTTCCATTTTCAGAAACAGTAAGTGAGACCTGATAATTTTCTCCAACAATGTTCTGTGTAATCCTGTTTTGTGCATAGCGTATCATTATAGAGTCATTTATGTTGATATCTATTTCGTAATCTTCACAATTAAGTTTGCTAATAATTTTATCAGCCAGAGTTTTCATTTGATCTCTCATGATCTAACCTCCCACTCTAATATTTTTGAATCTGGTAAGTGCTGCACCGTGTGTCATTCTTGCAGTTTGTCCAGGTTGTCCTTTTCCACAATTTGTAATTCCAAAACTTTCCCAATATCTCTTATCACAGATAGCATCAACACTTCCCCAGAACTCAGGATTACTTGATTTATACAGGACATTTTTCAAAGGACGAAATCTTTTGCCATTTTTAATTTCCCAGAACATATCTCCACCGAACTGGAAATTTACCCGATGTTGGTCTATGGAAAAAGAACCTCTTCCTTCAATCAATATTCCATCATCAGTTGAAGATATAAGCTCTTCAGGTGTTAGTGGTGTTTTACCGGCTTCAAGATAGAGATTAGGAATTCTGTTTATTGGAAAATTATAATAATCGGTAGCTCTACTACATCCTCGAGAGGAGGATAACCCTATCAATCCTGCAGTGTCTCTGGTAGAACCGTATTCATTGAGGATTCCATCTTTAATAATATGCCATTTCTGACCAGGAACACCATCATCGTCATAGCCTGCTGTCGCTAACCCATATGGAAGAGTGTTATCACCAAAGAAATTTACAAGTTCTGATCCATATTTGAAGCTTTTAAGTTTTTCAGGTGTAGCAAATGATAATCCTGCCATGTCTGCTTCCCATCCCATTACCCTGTCAAGTTCAGTTGGATGACCAACCGATTCGTGCATTGTCAATGATAGGTTCATAGGATCTATCAATAGGTCTCTTCTTTTTATCTCACCTGGTTCATCGGCATTGGCTTTGACAACTGCTTCCTGGGCTATTCTTGAGGCTTGTAATAGTAGATTCTCATTTAAAACGTATTCCCAACCTGCATTTCGACCACCTTTACAGAACATTCTGGATTGGCTATCTTTATCAGTAACTGCATATGCAGTGAAATTTGGATATATGTAAGTAGTTTCAGAATGAATTCTAGATCCTAAAGTGGAAGCAAAATATTTGTTGTCTTTTCTACTGTCCAACATAAATTCCGCTTTTTTTATGTAGTTATGGTTTAACATTTTTCTATTCACTTCTGTCATCAGGTCCAATTTTTCGCTCAATTGAAGTGTGAATGGGTCTATTTTTACAGGACTTTTAAATTCATCGATGTATGATCGTTCGTGAACTAATTCAATCTTTCTCGTTTTATTGAATTTTGAAAAAAATACAGCTGAAGAATAGGCTTTTTTTACAGTTTCAGAAATAGCGTCTTTAGTGAAACTATTATTGTGTGCAAAACCCCACGCACCATTTTTTAAAACTCTGATACCATATCCATATCTTTTATTTGCTGAATTGACTTTTAAACTTAAATCCTGCAAAAAAAGAAATTCAGTGAATGTTTCCATGATTCGAATATCAGCATAATCAGCACCAATACGAATCGCTTCATCCATTGCAATTTCCAAATAATCCATTTTTACTCCTAAAATTTTATCTAAAAAGTGATCGTATATCAATAAATAAAAATTGTTGTGAATTTTCAAGAAATAAATTTTTTATATTGTATGACCTATATAGACAAACACTTCTTCTAATTTTTCAATTTGAGATTAAAAGACTGTTAGTAGAAGAAACCGATTCTATTTTTTCCTTTAGAAAGCTTAATCTTAGGTTCATTATCCATCTGAAGATGAAATCTTGACTTTTTCATGAAAAAATATGGATACAATTATAACTAAAGCTCCAATTATTGTCGACACCCTGATCTCTTCACCCACAAAAATTGTCAATAAATATAAAGATAAAAACGGTGCAATATAGATCAATTTTGCAATATTACTAGAATTCTTTGTCAATTTCATTGCCTTAAACCATAGAAGAAAAGCTATTCCCATTTCAAAAAAACCAATGTATACAGCTCCGTAAAATCCATTTAATGAGGACGAAGATGAAGTTAAATCCGTCAGCATAAAAATCCCACTTATTACGGTTCCAACAAGAAAATTATAAAATAATTTTAGTTCGCTTTCAAGTTTTGATTTTACGTTTAATATCCAGTAAGATGACCAGATAATCGAACTTATCAAAGCTAGGAAAACACCGTATGGACTGCTAAAATTAAGAGATGTAAAATCTCCTTCTGTAGCTATGATAAGTACTCCTATCAGGCAAAAAAAGATAGGAATAAATTCTATTTTTTTCATTTTGTGCTTTAAAAATATGATTGATAATAGTACGAGGGTGATAGGCCAAATCATATTCAAAGGCTGAGCTAATTGTGCTGGAAGTAAAGAATATGCTTTTAAAAGTATTACATAATATAGAAAAGGATTTAGTATTCCAGTAATCATTGAGCTTTTTAGATTTCTAAAAAAATGATGAATTGATGGTTTTGATTTTATCAGAAAAGGGATAAAAACGATTGTAGAAGTTAATGATGAGATAAAAACAAATTGATAAACAGAATAATGTCTAAGTGTTAACTTAAACATTGTAGGAACTGTTGACCACATCAAAACAGTGATTAATGCAAATATATATGATTTTTTATTGTCGGTCATGCTATAAACTCAATGTAACTAAAGCTAAAATTATTATACCTAAAGCTATTATCTCATTTTTTTTGGGTTTTTCTTTAAACAAGACGATTCCACCTGTTGTAATAAGTAAAATAGTTCCTGAACTAAATATTGAATATGCAATTCCAGTATTTAAGTCTTTGAATGATTCTATTAAAAAATATGAGGTGAAAAGATTAGGTAGTCCTACAAAAATACCAGTCAATATTGTTACGAAAGTTAATCGATATCGTTCTTTGAGAAAGTCTTTTAGACTGTAATAAGCAGATATTAACAGAGCCGTGAAAAAAAGAATAAATAAATACAGATTTTTATACTCTAAATTTGCATATTTTTCGAATATTTTGTTTGTAAAATCTCCTGTACCTACTACAAGAAGTACCAAAATAAGTAGAATATTGAAATTTTTTAATGAAGAAACTTTATTTTCTTTATTGTAGTTAATTACAAACACACTTATAAAGGATAGTAATATTCCAAATAGCTTGAGTAAATCAGGTACTTCATTCCAAAAAATTATTGAAAAGAGAACGGGAATAAAGATACCCAGTTTGGAAAAAGCTCCTGTGATACTTACACCATTTTTTTTGATACTTTGTTGAATTAAGATAAAACCTAAAAAGTACAATAAACCTGAAACAACCCCCAATACTATGGTAAAAATAAATGTCCCAGAAATTTCACCATTGACGCTTTCTTTATAAAACAAATAGCTTATTGATTCTTTTTGATTTATTAACATTATCAATGATGCAATCGAGGCTACTATATAATTGATTGAGGTTACAACATACCTCTTCAATTGTCTTGTCTCAGAATATTTTAATACAAGTGAAACCATTGCACTCATCAAAATGGCTAGAAAAAGATAAATCATCGAACTCCCTCTTCATTTTTTTGTAAGTTATCTGAAACCTACAATTTTCACAAGAGAATAGAACTCATTAAACATCATTTTAAATAACCATTTCAATTTTTATAATAATTGCATATCCAACAATTTATGAATATCTTCAAAAAAAATTATAGGAGTTCTGAATGATCAAACTATTGTCGATACTTTTAATTCTGGCATTTTCAGCATTTGGATTAGATCTAAGTCAGCCCTTGCCTTTTGATCCCAATGTAAAAACCGGTCAACTAGAGAATGGCTTTACCTATTACATTCAACAAAATAGTTATCCAAAAGATAAGGTTGAGATGTACCTTATGACAAATGCAGGTTCTGTAGATGAAGACGAAGGTCAGGAAGGTTTAGCACATTTTACAGAACATATGTGCTTCAATGGTACAGTTAATTTTCCTGGAAATTCACTAATTGACTATACAAAATCTAAAGGTATGGCTTTTGGTAGAGATCTTAATGCTTTTACAAGTTATGATAGAATAGTTTATATGCTATCTGTTCCACTTGGTGATGAAGAACTACTTGAAAAATCTTTCCAAATTATGGAAGATTGGGCTAATAATCTTCTTATGGATGGAACAGAAATTGATAAAGAACGAGGTGTAATCATCGAGGAATGGCGAGGTTCTCTAGGTTCTTATAAAAGGATGGACACAGAAATTACGAAAGTACTCTTTAATAATTCTAAGTATGCCGAGAGAACTCCAATTGGTCTGAAAGAAGTTATTGAGAATTTCGAGCATGAAACTATAAGAAAATATTATAAAGATTGGTTCAGACCAGATTTACAAGGTGTAGCAATTGTTGGTGACATTGATCCTGTAAAAATGGAAGAGATGGTAAACAAATATTTCAACAGAATACCTAAACCTGAAAATCCTAGAGAAAAAGTATATTTTGAAGTTCCAGATAAAGAAGGAACTGATTATATAGTTTTAAAAGATCCAGAATCTCCTGAAACAGATGTTTCAATCTATTTAAGACTACCAAAAACTAGCACAAAAACTATCGGTGATATGAAAAACAATCTTATTGAAAACATCTATTTTACAATGTTCAATAATAGACTTCAAGAGATATCTCAATCCAAAGATTCTCCATTTTTAAGAGCTTATGGCTATAGTTACAGCTTTATTAAAACTAAAAAATTCTATACTGCTAGTGCTAATGTTGAAAATAACAAAGTACTTGATGGTTATAAGGCATTATTAACAGAATCCAGAAGAGTTCTTCTTCATGGTTTTACAGCAGGTGAATTTGAGAGAGCTAAGACAGCCATTATCAATAATCTAGAAAATATGCTTAAAGAAAAAGATAAGCAGTATTCAAAAAGAATGATTTGGAAATTTATTTCACAATTTATTGACAATGTTACCGCAATGTCCATCGAAGATAACTACGCCTTAGTTAAAGAACTAATTTCAGTTGTAACTCTCGATGAAGTAAACAATTTAGCAAAGGTCTATAACTCTACTGATAATAGAGTAGTTGCTGTAAAAGGAGTTGATAAAGAAGGAATTACTCTTCCAACTGAGGATGAACTTAAAAAAGTTAGTGATGAAATAGAAACATCTAATCCTACAGCATATACTGATAGTTTTGTTGAGAAACCACTTGTAGAGAATACTCCTCAAAAAGGTTCTATTGTTTCTGAGGAAACATATACTGGTGATATTTTGAAATGGACTCTATCCAATGGTTGTGAAGTTTACGTTAGAAAAACAGATTATAAAGATAATGAGATTATCTTCAAAGCTCAAAGTTTTGGAGGTAGAAATGCTCTTTCTGATGAAGATAATAAGTTCTACAGATTGGCTAATGAATTTGTAAATAATTCAGGTCTTGGACCGTATAATGATACAGATCTTGGTAAATACCTAAACGGTAAGATGGTCAGAGTATCTACTCAAATTGGAAATAGATTTGAAATACTTGATGGAAGTTCATCTGTTGATAATTTGAAAGATATGTTTGAAATAATATATTCCTATTTCACAACTCCTGGTAATGATGAAGATGCTTTTACTTCTATGATAAAAAGAAACAAATCTGATTTAGAGAACTTGAAAAATTCTCCTGAATCTGTTTTTAGAGATACTCTTATTTCGGTTGCTTCATCCTATAATCCAAGATCGGAAAATTATACTATGGAAGATCTTGATAAAGTAACTAAAGATCAACTTTACAATATTTTCAGAAGCAGATTTAACTCAACTTCAGATTTTAAATTTGTTTTCACTGGTAATATTGATATTGAACAACTTAAAGACTATTGTGAAACTTACCTAGCCTCACTTCCAAAAGTCGAGCAAGAAAATTTTACAAATAGAAATATCGCGCCTCCAAAGGGAATTAATGAGCATCTTGTTTATAAAGGTGTTGACGAAAAATGTTCTGTTGGTATGTTAACTTCTGGTGATATTGAATTTAACTCAGTTAGTAAAGCTAAAATGAATCTCTACAATGGTATGCTAAACCAAATTCTTCTGGAGGAAATTAGAGAGAAGAAAAGTGGTGTCTATTATGTTTATGGCTATGGTAGATTGGACAATATTAAGAACAACTATATTTTCAATTATGGTATGGGATGTAATCCAGAAAGGGTTGATGAACTAACTTCTGGAATAATTGAAATTGTAGAAAATTTGTCTAGATCTGGTTTTGAACAAACATATTTTGATTCTCAGATGGAGATAATTAAATCCACTCAAAAAACAAATGAACAAACTAACAGCTACTGGACAAGCACTGTTATTGAGCAGCTTTTTGATGGAACTGATAAAAAGCTTATTTTCAATCCTCTAAAAATTTATGACCAAATTAGTTTTGATGATGTAAATCAATTTTCTAAAACTTTTGGTTTTAATAAAAACTATAGATTGATTGTTCTTTATCCAGAAAGTCATAAAAAATAATACTTAGTTTCCTTCTTGAAATCCCGACTTGTTCGGGATTTTTTATTTATATCTGCGATAATTAATAAATCCATTTTAGAAAAGTGCTGAGAAGATTTATTTATATTTTAGATATTCTATAATTTTAAACAAACAATAAAACAATTTACTTCAAAAATTCAAGTTTTTTTTTTATTTTTGGGAAAAGAAACTGGAGTTTGCCCTATGATTGAATTATTTGAAAAGATTGATAATATTCAATTACAAAGAAAATCAACACTAATTGAAATATTTTCTCTGTTTAGTGATAGAAGCATTACTCCCGAACTCTGTTTTGAGCATCTAAAGAAATCAGATTTAACAAAAAGATCTGCAGGCTTTCTTTTACAATTCATATCTCATTTAGCAATAGAGAGAAACTCGGAGGAGAGACTTTTCCCTGAGATATACAGCTACTTTAAAGAGATTTTCCAAGATACTTCTCTTTTTTTTATGGAGTCATTTTTTTATTTCTTACATATGTTCAATGATACAAAATTATTTCAGTTCCCCGTAGATTCTCAATATCTCTCTCTATTGAAAACACAATTTCTTTTTATTAGTGAGTTACAACCTAAATGTATTAAAGACCTTAATAAAACTACACCTTACAAAAGATCCACAATCCATTTTGATCAAATGATAAACAATTTTATAGATGGTGGTGAGCTGGAAAAATATGAAAAATTACAGACACTTCTTGTAAATACATGTAAATTTCCCTTCGCTAACGATCTGAAATTTGTTGCAAAATGGACTAGAATTGATGATAAAGATTTTTATAAGTATCTGGCAACATCCTCAATGTTCGAAACTGACGGTAGATATATAATCTATGATCCATACGAGAGAGCCAAGCTTGATAATTTTGTTTTTTCGCAAGAAAAGCAAGAGAAATTCTATACACAGGTGAAAGAATCCCTTATTAAAAAAAGACAGAAAAAACTATTTGACAGATTTGTAGCAAACTATCTCGAACTTTCAGATATTGTTCACGATGTTGGACTTGTTATGGTTAGTTTCTCCGGTAAAATTAAGATGAATAAAAGAGCCGAAATTGATTTTGGAATAACTGAAAAGGATAAGCTATTTATTGATAGTATCATTGATAAGTTCAAAGAAGATGAGAATGATACAGAAGTATACTATATAAGAGGTAAGAGCGTAGAAGTGATACTCAATGACCTAATCATAGAAGATCTTGCCATTGGCTATATCATAAAATTCAAGGATTCTACAGAGCAGGCTCTGATCGAGAAATTCACAAGACACGATATAAAAAACTCTCTATTTTCAATTTCTGCTACTCTCAAAATGATTCAGGAGAGATTTGAAGTTAAGGAAGAAAATAAATATTTAATAAATAGCTCTATTGATGGAATTAATAAAATCAGAAAAACCTTTAATGAACTTTTTTCTTTGAA
It encodes the following:
- a CDS encoding HAMP domain-containing histidine kinase — protein: MIELFEKIDNIQLQRKSTLIEIFSLFSDRSITPELCFEHLKKSDLTKRSAGFLLQFISHLAIERNSEERLFPEIYSYFKEIFQDTSLFFMESFFYFLHMFNDTKLFQFPVDSQYLSLLKTQFLFISELQPKCIKDLNKTTPYKRSTIHFDQMINNFIDGGELEKYEKLQTLLVNTCKFPFANDLKFVAKWTRIDDKDFYKYLATSSMFETDGRYIIYDPYERAKLDNFVFSQEKQEKFYTQVKESLIKKRQKKLFDRFVANYLELSDIVHDVGLVMVSFSGKIKMNKRAEIDFGITEKDKLFIDSIIDKFKEDENDTEVYYIRGKSVEVILNDLIIEDLAIGYIIKFKDSTEQALIEKFTRHDIKNSLFSISATLKMIQERFEVKEENKYLINSSIDGINKIRKTFNELFSLKSDSFKPEKLFLNNIISEVVFNYTPVFRKKEIALFFKKGPECELYCDKSKVQRIIENLLNNAFKFSESGTGVMIETESDENYALVKVVDQGCGIKNEYGDNIFIAGARQSEHESIEGSGLGLAICKRFTEMHDGFITYANNIDKGVTFTISFPKKGKSNEKV
- a CDS encoding EamA family transporter, translated to MIYLFLAILMSAMVSLVLKYSETRQLKRYVVTSINYIVASIASLIMLINQKESISYLFYKESVNGEISGTFIFTIVLGVVSGLLYFLGFILIQQSIKKNGVSITGAFSKLGIFIPVLFSIIFWNEVPDLLKLFGILLSFISVFVINYNKENKVSSLKNFNILLILVLLVVGTGDFTNKIFEKYANLEYKNLYLFILFFTALLISAYYSLKDFLKERYRLTFVTILTGIFVGLPNLFTSYFLIESFKDLNTGIAYSIFSSGTILLITTGGIVLFKEKPKKNEIIALGIIILALVTLSL
- a CDS encoding DMT family transporter, whose amino-acid sequence is MTDNKKSYIFALITVLMWSTVPTMFKLTLRHYSVYQFVFISSLTSTIVFIPFLIKSKPSIHHFFRNLKSSMITGILNPFLYYVILLKAYSLLPAQLAQPLNMIWPITLVLLSIIFLKHKMKKIEFIPIFFCLIGVLIIATEGDFTSLNFSSPYGVFLALISSIIWSSYWILNVKSKLESELKLFYNFLVGTVISGIFMLTDLTSSSSSLNGFYGAVYIGFFEMGIAFLLWFKAMKLTKNSSNIAKLIYIAPFLSLYLLTIFVGEEIRVSTIIGALVIIVSIFFHEKVKISSSDG
- a CDS encoding insulinase family protein, with product MIKLLSILLILAFSAFGLDLSQPLPFDPNVKTGQLENGFTYYIQQNSYPKDKVEMYLMTNAGSVDEDEGQEGLAHFTEHMCFNGTVNFPGNSLIDYTKSKGMAFGRDLNAFTSYDRIVYMLSVPLGDEELLEKSFQIMEDWANNLLMDGTEIDKERGVIIEEWRGSLGSYKRMDTEITKVLFNNSKYAERTPIGLKEVIENFEHETIRKYYKDWFRPDLQGVAIVGDIDPVKMEEMVNKYFNRIPKPENPREKVYFEVPDKEGTDYIVLKDPESPETDVSIYLRLPKTSTKTIGDMKNNLIENIYFTMFNNRLQEISQSKDSPFLRAYGYSYSFIKTKKFYTASANVENNKVLDGYKALLTESRRVLLHGFTAGEFERAKTAIINNLENMLKEKDKQYSKRMIWKFISQFIDNVTAMSIEDNYALVKELISVVTLDEVNNLAKVYNSTDNRVVAVKGVDKEGITLPTEDELKKVSDEIETSNPTAYTDSFVEKPLVENTPQKGSIVSEETYTGDILKWTLSNGCEVYVRKTDYKDNEIIFKAQSFGGRNALSDEDNKFYRLANEFVNNSGLGPYNDTDLGKYLNGKMVRVSTQIGNRFEILDGSSSVDNLKDMFEIIYSYFTTPGNDEDAFTSMIKRNKSDLENLKNSPESVFRDTLISVASSYNPRSENYTMEDLDKVTKDQLYNIFRSRFNSTSDFKFVFTGNIDIEQLKDYCETYLASLPKVEQENFTNRNIAPPKGINEHLVYKGVDEKCSVGMLTSGDIEFNSVSKAKMNLYNGMLNQILLEEIREKKSGVYYVYGYGRLDNIKNNYIFNYGMGCNPERVDELTSGIIEIVENLSRSGFEQTYFDSQMEIIKSTQKTNEQTNSYWTSTVIEQLFDGTDKKLIFNPLKIYDQISFDDVNQFSKTFGFNKNYRLIVLYPESHKK
- a CDS encoding TldD/PmbA family protein — its product is MDYLEIAMDEAIRIGADYADIRIMETFTEFLFLQDLSLKVNSANKRYGYGIRVLKNGAWGFAHNNSFTKDAISETVKKAYSSAVFFSKFNKTRKIELVHERSYIDEFKSPVKIDPFTLQLSEKLDLMTEVNRKMLNHNYIKKAEFMLDSRKDNKYFASTLGSRIHSETTYIYPNFTAYAVTDKDSQSRMFCKGGRNAGWEYVLNENLLLQASRIAQEAVVKANADEPGEIKRRDLLIDPMNLSLTMHESVGHPTELDRVMGWEADMAGLSFATPEKLKSFKYGSELVNFFGDNTLPYGLATAGYDDDGVPGQKWHIIKDGILNEYGSTRDTAGLIGLSSSRGCSRATDYYNFPINRIPNLYLEAGKTPLTPEELISSTDDGILIEGRGSFSIDQHRVNFQFGGDMFWEIKNGKRFRPLKNVLYKSSNPEFWGSVDAICDKRYWESFGITNCGKGQPGQTARMTHGAALTRFKNIRVGG